In Parageobacillus sp. KH3-4, the genomic window GGGAGAGGGATGGAAGTGCATGATCATTATCAAAAGCTAATCGATGTACATACATTTGCTGGAATTGCCAAAAACATTCTCGAATATTCCAGCGAAAGCATGATGGTGACAGACGCACAAAATAAAATTTTATTCGTCAATCCGACGTTTGAAATCGTTACCGGATACAGCGCGGATGAAGTCATTGGCAAAAATCCGCGCATTTTGCAATCAGGGATGCATGATAAACAATTTTATGAAAAAATGTGGAATGACATCAAACAATATGGAGTGTGGAAAGGGGAAATATGGAATAAGCGGAAAGATGGGGAATTGTATCTGGAATGGCTGACAATTAGCGTAGTAAAGGACCAAACAGGGAATGTGACAAATTATGTGGCGATTTTTTCTGACATTACCGAACATAAACGAAATATGGAGCAATTGACAAAACTGGCGCTTTACGATCCATTAACAAACGTGCCGAACCGCTATTTGCTCGAAAAACGATTGGAAAGCATTATTCGAATGTCCAAAAAACATAATCAGTCATTTGCGTTATTATTTTTAGATTTGGATCGTTTCAAAAACATTAACGATACGTTAGGACATCGAATGGGAGATATGTTATTGAAAGAAACGGCACAACGGCTTAAAGGCATGCTACGAAAACAAGATACGATCGCGAGATTTGGCGGGGACGAATTCGTCATTATTTTGCCAAACTTAAAGCATATTCGCGAAGCGGTATATATGGCGGAAAACATCATTGAATCATTCAAAAAGACCGTTTTACTTTAACCATCAAGAAGTGTATATATCGACTAGCATTGGAATCAGTGTTTATCCATATGACGGAACAGACAAAGAAACATTGATACGCATGGCGGATCGAGCAATGTACCAAGCAAAAAAGAACGGAAGAAACCAGTTTGCCTTGTATCATGACGGAATGAACAGCAATGGCAGACAGTTGTTTCAACTGGAAACCGCATTAAGGAAAGCATTTGACCGGGGAGAGTTTGAGCTTTACTTTCAGCCGCAAGTAGACATGAGAACAAAACAAATTCGCGCGGTAGAGGCGCTGATCCGATGGAATCATCGAGAAAAAGGGGTTATTTCTCCAGGAAAATTTATTCCGCTTGCCGAAGAGTCGGGTTTAATTGCGCCGATTAGCGATTGGATTATGATGCAAGCATGTGAACATTTGAAACAATTGCAATTGCATTTTCCTTATGTGAAAATGAGCATAAATATTTCCCCCATCTATTTTCAACAAATCGATTTTTTGGAGAAATTGCAAAAAACGATAGAATCAGTAAACGTGAATCCGCGTTCGCTCGAACTGGAATTGACGGAAAGCGCCGTCATGCCCCATGCTGCACAGTCGGTGTCAAGGCTTACCACGTTAAAAACAATGGGAATCAGCATTGCGATCGATGATTTTGGAACGGGATTTTCCTCATTAAGCTATTTGCATCGTTTCCCAATTGATGTATTGAAAATCGATCAAAGTTTTATCAAACAATTATCTCAATACCAAGAAGACTTGGCTATTGTTAAGGCGATTATTATGATGGCGCACAGCCTGCAAATCCAAGTGGTAGCGGAAGGCGTGGAAACAGAGAAGCAGTATCAAATACTGGAAAAGCAACATTGTGATTTTGTCCAAGGGTATTATGTGTCCAATCCGCTGTCCATTGGCGAGTTACATGAATTTTTAGATATGTGGAACCATTTTCGCGTTGATCATTGCATTTAAGATTATGGAACATGGATAATGACTGATGATGGAAGTTTAAAACAGAATTATTTTTAAAAGGAATATTTTGATAACTTTTATCGGATGTCTTGCAGTAATAAAAATTAGGGAGGAATATCATGGGGTCGATTACGTTAATCGCTACGGCGGCGATGGGAGTGGAAGCGATCGTTGCCGATGAGGTGCGGCGTCTCGGCTATGAATGCCAAGTCGAAAACGGCAAAGTAACGTTTCAAGGCGATGAGCTGGCGATTTGCCGCGCTAATTTATGGCTGCGGACCGCAGACCGCGTGAAACTAAAAGTCGGGGAATTTAAAGCGACGACGTTTGAAGAGCTGTTTGAGCAGACAAAAGCGCTGCCATGGGCTGATTACTTGCCAATAAACGCGAATTTTCCTGTTGTCGGAAAATCGGTCAAATCAAAGCTTTTTAGCGTTTCCGACTGTCAGGCGATCGTGAAAAAAGCGGTGGTGGAAAGTTTGAAAAAACATTACCATGTTTCGTGGTTCGCTGAAACAGGGCCGCTTTATCGTATTGAAGTAGCTTTGCATAAAGATATTGCGACATTAACGATCGACACGAGCGGCGCAGGGTTGCATAAGCGCGGCTACCGCATTGCCCAAGGGGAGGCGCCATTAAAGGAAACGTTGGCGGCAGCGCTTGTACAACTAACGAATTGGACGCCTAACCGCCCATTTGTCGACCCGTTCTGCGGGTCAGGAACAATTCCAATCGAGGCGGCGCTGATCGGTCAAAACATCGCGCCGGGATTTAACCGTGACTTTGCTTCTGAACAATGGGGATGGATTGGCGAAAAAGTATGGGAACGAGCGAGAGAGGAAGCAGAGGACCTTGCTAATTACGATCAACCTCTTGATATTTCAGGTTTTGACATTAATCACCGCATGATCGAGATTGCCAAAGCAAACGCGTTGGAGGCGGGGCTGGGCGATTTCATTACGTTCAAGCAAATGCAAGTGAAAGATTTCGTTTCGAAAAAACAATACGGTGTGATTGTCGGGAACCCGCCGTACGGGGAACGTCTCGGAGAACGTAAAGAAGTCGAAATCATGTATAAGGAAATGGGAAAAACGTTTTCCAAGTTGGATACATGGTCGGTGTACATTTTGACTGCGCATAAACAGTTTGAGAAATATTACGGTAAAAAAGCGACGAAACGGCGCAAACTGTTTAACGGATTTATCGAAACGCATTATTATCAGTTTTGGGGGCCGCGGCCGCCGAAAGAATGCTGATGGAGGAAGATCCAGAATATAAAAAGAGAAATCGGCAAAAAGCAATTTTTTTGTTTTTCCATGGCTCCAAGTTCGCTGGACTTGGAGCAGGATTTTACATGGATTTGATCGAATTGTAATATTGTCATCTAGGAGAATGAGAAAATCCCTTTCTGCATATAATACGGATATTATGAATGAATCATTTTAGCAAGAAGGGGATATGCGATGAGACATTCTTCCATTGACTGGATCAAAATTTCTGAAGCGCTCGACAATGCGTATGAATTTTTAGTGCAGCAAAACGTTGAAGATGAGCATTTAAAACAAATCGAAGCGGCGAAAAAGATGTGGAAGCAGGCATTTGCGTACCGCATATCTAGTTCTCTGAAAGCATAAAGTAAAAGCGGTTGAAGGTTTGCGCTCGGCTCATTTCTTATTTATTGACTTCTGTTGCACGATCAATCATAATAATATCTTGTTAGACTTTTTCACAAGATCGTTGGTGCGCAGAGAAAAAACGATATGCGCTGTTGAAAATTATGGTTTTTGCGGAACAATAAGTTGGTGAGCCGTTGTTTCGGCTGTCGGTGATCGGGCAAGCAACCGTTAAATTGTGTCCGGCACAGAATTGGCTGGCCTTTGCCGCACTGATGTGTGACAAAGGCCAGCCGTCGACTTGCCTCCGACAGTCGAAAAATCTTGTAAAAAACGAAACAGCAAGTTGCATTGAACGGATTGGACAGAAGAAAAAGTTGTATTATATTTCTTATATTTTTGGAGGGTTTTTGGACGATGAGCCGTGAGCGCTATCCTTTTACGTTAG contains:
- a CDS encoding class I SAM-dependent RNA methyltransferase, which gives rise to MGSITLIATAAMGVEAIVADEVRRLGYECQVENGKVTFQGDELAICRANLWLRTADRVKLKVGEFKATTFEELFEQTKALPWADYLPINANFPVVGKSVKSKLFSVSDCQAIVKKAVVESLKKHYHVSWFAETGPLYRIEVALHKDIATLTIDTSGAGLHKRGYRIAQGEAPLKETLAAALVQLTNWTPNRPFVDPFCGSGTIPIEAALIGQNIAPGFNRDFASEQWGWIGEKVWERAREEAEDLANYDQPLDISGFDINHRMIEIAKANALEAGLGDFITFKQMQVKDFVSKKQYGVIVGNPPYGERLGERKEVEIMYKEMGKTFSKLDTWSVYILTAHKQFEKYYGKKATKRRKLFNGFIETHYYQFWGPRPPKEC